From the genome of Methanothermobacter sp., one region includes:
- a CDS encoding phosphoribosylanthranilate isomerase yields the protein MNIKICGITNRKDLKLVNDRVDYIGFINIKRSPRHLPLSKIIELTTDKEKAVLVLEPETPEEVIEKVEKTSISNVQLHSLKPSQIKKLKIQLPENILLIKAVGIPEKLSPKKRREIKSFAKVSDAILFDYELQGKTGGTGIQIPIDIACQAADIATQAKKSIKLFLAGGMNLQALKKNYKLINSHFDVVDFNSSLEKSPGIKDPTKIKELLDYVNKVIK from the coding sequence GTGAATATCAAGATTTGCGGTATAACAAACAGAAAAGACCTCAAACTAGTCAATGATAGAGTAGATTACATAGGATTTATAAACATTAAAAGATCACCCCGCCACCTCCCATTATCCAAAATCATAGAATTGACAACTGACAAAGAAAAAGCCGTACTCGTATTAGAACCAGAAACTCCAGAAGAAGTCATAGAAAAAGTCGAAAAAACAAGCATATCCAATGTTCAACTCCACTCCCTCAAACCATCACAAATAAAAAAACTAAAAATTCAACTCCCAGAGAACATACTACTCATAAAAGCCGTGGGAATCCCGGAAAAGTTATCCCCCAAAAAAAGAAGAGAGATAAAATCCTTCGCCAAAGTCTCAGACGCCATACTATTCGATTACGAACTCCAAGGAAAAACAGGAGGAACAGGAATCCAAATACCAATAGATATAGCATGCCAAGCAGCAGATATCGCCACACAAGCAAAAAAGAGCATAAAACTTTTTCTTGCAGGTGGAATGAACCTCCAAGCTTTAAAAAAGAATTACAAGCTTATAAATTCCCATTTCGATGTTGTAGATTTCAACTCATCCCTCGAAAAATCACCCGGAATAAAAGATCCCACTAAAATCAAAGAACTGCTAGACTACGTTAACAAGGTGATCAAATGA
- the trpB gene encoding tryptophan synthase subunit beta: MIKNGKFGKYGGIFVPELLIPALEELESAFFKYKDHSKFNKELDYYLREFAGRPTPLYFASNLSKKLGCKIYLKREDLLHTGAHKINNTLGQGLLAKYMGKKRLIAETGAGQHGIATAAVGAMLKMPVDVYMGAEDIERQKLNVFRMEISGAKVIPVNTGSKTLKDAINQAMRDWISNIEDTHYLIGSTVGPHPYPTIVKHFQSIIGKETKQQILEKEGELPDAIMACVGGGSNSIGIFSAFIEDNVELIGVEGGGKGLESGEHGATLCKGTTGILHGSLSKVLQNKDGQIKEAHSVSAGLDYPGVGPEHSYLKEIGRVEYVAITDSEALRGFQLLSKYEGIMPALESAHAIAYMEKYAKKPENKGKTIIVNLSGRGDKDMFLAAKLLGVET, from the coding sequence ATGATAAAAAATGGTAAATTCGGCAAATATGGCGGAATATTCGTACCAGAACTTTTAATACCCGCATTAGAAGAGTTAGAATCAGCATTCTTCAAATACAAAGATCATAGCAAATTCAACAAAGAACTCGATTATTACCTGCGAGAATTCGCAGGAAGGCCAACCCCATTATATTTCGCATCAAACCTCTCCAAAAAACTAGGATGCAAAATATACTTAAAAAGGGAGGATCTACTCCACACAGGAGCCCACAAAATAAACAACACACTAGGACAAGGACTATTAGCAAAATACATGGGTAAAAAAAGACTAATAGCTGAAACAGGCGCTGGACAACATGGTATAGCAACTGCAGCAGTTGGTGCAATGCTAAAAATGCCAGTAGATGTTTACATGGGAGCTGAAGACATAGAACGCCAAAAACTCAACGTATTTCGAATGGAAATCTCAGGAGCAAAGGTAATACCAGTAAATACAGGATCAAAAACATTAAAGGATGCCATCAACCAGGCAATGAGAGACTGGATAAGCAACATAGAAGACACACACTACCTAATAGGCTCCACAGTAGGCCCACATCCCTATCCCACAATAGTAAAACACTTCCAGAGCATAATCGGAAAAGAAACAAAACAACAAATACTAGAAAAAGAAGGAGAACTACCAGACGCCATCATGGCCTGCGTAGGTGGTGGTAGCAACTCCATAGGGATATTCTCAGCATTCATAGAAGACAATGTAGAACTTATAGGAGTCGAAGGAGGTGGGAAAGGCCTAGAATCGGGCGAACACGGAGCCACACTTTGCAAAGGAACCACAGGAATATTACACGGTTCACTATCCAAAGTACTACAAAATAAAGATGGCCAAATAAAAGAAGCACATTCAGTATCTGCCGGACTAGACTATCCAGGGGTTGGACCAGAACATTCATACCTCAAAGAAATTGGAAGAGTAGAATACGTCGCTATAACAGACTCCGAGGCTCTAAGAGGTTTCCAATTACTTTCAAAATATGAAGGTATCATGCCAGCCCTTGAAAGCGCCCACGCAATAGCCTACATGGAAAAATATGCTAAAAAGCCTGAAAACAAAGGCAAAACAATCATAGTAAACCTTTCAGGTCGAGGAGACAAGGACATGTTCTTAGCAGCCAAACTACTAGGAGTGGAAACATGA
- the trpA gene encoding tryptophan synthase subunit alpha: MKTYHEMFKDLKEKKEAALMPFIVIGDPDYKTSLKIAKTLINNGADALEIGFPFSDPIADGATIQEADTRALKNGITVDKCFKFLKKLRKSTPIPIGLLVYYNLIYQHGVEKFYEDAMKAGVNSILIADLPPEEAKEALKASKEYGINQIFIIAPTTSNERLKMISKHASGFHYLVSVMGVTGARKKVKKSTLTFIERVKKNGKLPIMVGFGISKPSHIKEIIKAGADGAIVGSAIIDIIAKNLDNREKILNEIAKFTKKMKKATRRP, translated from the coding sequence ATGAAAACGTACCATGAAATGTTCAAAGATCTTAAAGAAAAAAAAGAAGCTGCTCTCATGCCATTCATCGTAATAGGAGATCCCGATTACAAAACTTCATTAAAAATAGCAAAAACCCTAATCAACAATGGTGCAGATGCGCTCGAAATAGGATTCCCCTTCTCTGATCCAATAGCAGACGGTGCAACAATACAAGAAGCAGACACAAGAGCCCTTAAAAATGGAATAACAGTAGACAAGTGCTTCAAATTTCTAAAAAAGTTGAGAAAATCCACACCAATACCTATAGGATTACTTGTTTATTATAATCTCATCTACCAACATGGCGTGGAAAAATTCTACGAAGATGCCATGAAAGCCGGTGTTAACAGCATACTAATCGCAGATTTACCCCCAGAAGAAGCAAAAGAAGCCCTTAAAGCCTCAAAAGAATATGGTATTAATCAAATATTCATCATAGCCCCCACCACCTCAAATGAGAGACTGAAGATGATTTCAAAACATGCATCAGGATTCCACTACCTAGTATCGGTCATGGGAGTCACAGGCGCGAGAAAAAAAGTTAAAAAAAGCACCCTCACCTTCATAGAAAGAGTCAAAAAAAATGGGAAACTTCCAATAATGGTTGGTTTCGGAATCTCCAAACCATCACATATAAAGGAAATAATCAAAGCAGGAGCTGATGGAGCCATCGTAGGAAGCGCAATAATAGATATAATAGCAAAAAATTTGGATAACCGGGAAAAAATCCTCAATGAAATCGCAAAATTCACCAAAAAGATGAAAAAAGCTACAAGGAGGCCATAG
- the trpD gene encoding anthranilate phosphoribosyltransferase, with protein MIKSKEEVEFNDIIQKITTGTNLKEKEAYNCMMDMIHGRLNEIQIAAILTSLATKGETVPEITGFARAMRDSCKTIKTPPGIDVVDSCGTGGDRLKTFNISTAAAIIAASAGVPIAKHGNRAVTGSCGGADILEAAGVKIDLPIQKVELSLEKIGITFMFAPKFHTATRNVMHIRRTLGIRTIFNILGPLTSPAKARIQLLGVFDPSYVKPLAEVLSRLGVKRAMVVHGFDEKGEPAIDEISIMGKTYTAFLDNGKIQIKKLYPEDFGLENGESESIKAAPTTHENLKIFLSVLKGRKDSKADKTRFDITLANAGALIYLAGKAKSFEDAVEISKEYVKSGAALEKLKEFVKFTRDGPAGI; from the coding sequence ATGATAAAATCGAAAGAAGAGGTCGAATTTAATGATATTATCCAGAAAATAACAACAGGCACCAATCTAAAAGAAAAAGAAGCATACAATTGCATGATGGACATGATCCATGGCAGACTCAACGAGATACAAATAGCCGCAATACTAACTTCTTTAGCCACAAAAGGGGAAACAGTCCCAGAGATAACAGGATTCGCAAGGGCCATGAGAGATTCTTGCAAAACTATCAAAACACCTCCAGGAATAGATGTTGTTGACAGTTGCGGTACTGGAGGTGACAGGCTCAAAACATTCAATATAAGCACCGCAGCCGCGATAATAGCAGCATCAGCAGGAGTCCCAATAGCAAAACATGGCAACAGGGCAGTTACAGGCTCATGTGGAGGCGCTGACATCCTAGAAGCTGCAGGGGTGAAAATAGACCTCCCCATCCAGAAAGTAGAACTTTCATTGGAAAAAATAGGGATCACATTCATGTTCGCGCCAAAATTCCACACAGCCACCCGCAATGTAATGCACATAAGAAGAACACTCGGTATAAGGACAATATTCAACATACTGGGCCCATTAACATCCCCTGCAAAAGCTAGAATACAACTATTAGGTGTTTTTGACCCGTCCTATGTGAAACCACTAGCAGAGGTTCTTTCTAGATTAGGTGTTAAAAGGGCGATGGTAGTGCATGGTTTTGATGAAAAAGGCGAACCAGCCATTGATGAGATATCCATAATGGGCAAAACATACACAGCCTTCCTAGATAATGGTAAAATTCAGATAAAAAAATTATATCCAGAGGACTTCGGATTAGAAAATGGAGAATCAGAATCGATAAAAGCAGCGCCCACAACCCACGAAAACCTCAAAATATTCCTTTCAGTTTTAAAAGGTAGAAAAGATTCAAAGGCGGATAAAACGCGATTTGATATTACTCTCGCGAATGCCGGTGCCCTCATTTATCTCGCAGGGAAAGCTAAAAGTTTCGAAGATGCTGTGGAAATAAGCAAGGAATATGTTAAATCAGGAGCGGCCTTGGAAAAATTGAAAGAGTTTGTGAAATTTACAAGGGATGGGCCCGCTGGGATTTGA
- a CDS encoding adenylate kinase, with protein sequence MPRRKDLISVVGVPGVGKTSLCKKLSEKVDYPHINYGDLMLKIAREKNLAETEDELFSLPIKIQHQIWRETALQIKKQKRAIVDLHGLDQSPIGYILSLPVKIIKPSLIILIESPPELILLRRKLDAKKRIKDTIKTLNEHIEMLRISMMISAAIIGCTLYIIQNIEFKETLNEMKKLLILHQRTS encoded by the coding sequence ATGCCAAGGAGAAAAGACCTCATAAGCGTGGTTGGAGTACCAGGCGTGGGTAAAACCAGTCTATGTAAAAAACTATCAGAGAAAGTAGACTATCCCCATATAAATTATGGAGATCTCATGTTAAAAATTGCAAGGGAAAAAAACCTCGCAGAGACAGAAGATGAACTATTCTCACTCCCGATAAAGATACAACATCAAATATGGAGAGAAACCGCACTACAAATAAAAAAGCAAAAAAGAGCCATAGTAGACTTACATGGCCTTGACCAATCACCTATAGGGTACATATTATCTTTACCCGTTAAAATCATAAAACCTTCCCTCATAATACTTATAGAATCGCCCCCAGAACTTATATTATTGAGAAGAAAACTTGACGCGAAAAAGAGGATAAAAGATACAATAAAAACTTTAAATGAACACATAGAAATGTTAAGGATATCAATGATGATATCCGCTGCCATAATAGGATGCACACTATACATAATCCAAAACATAGAGTTTAAAGAAACACTAAATGAGATGAAAAAGCTATTAATACTCCATCAACGCACTTCATAG
- a CDS encoding iron-sulfur cluster assembly protein, with translation MADDLMEKIKKALAKVTDPHMGISIMDMGLVENIEIEQRDQTIAKITIRPTNPGCMSAARMAMDAKNMVEEVEGIDRAEIIIAGHLMADAITEMVNKL, from the coding sequence ATGGCAGATGATCTTATGGAGAAAATAAAGAAAGCTTTAGCAAAAGTTACAGATCCACACATGGGTATAAGTATAATGGACATGGGACTTGTCGAGAACATTGAAATAGAACAGAGAGACCAGACAATAGCAAAGATAACCATAAGACCAACCAATCCAGGTTGCATGAGCGCAGCTAGAATGGCCATGGATGCGAAGAACATGGTAGAAGAAGTTGAAGGGATCGACAGGGCCGAGATTATCATAGCAGGACATCTAATGGCAGATGCGATCACAGAAATGGTAAACAAGTTATAA
- a CDS encoding DUF5591 domain-containing protein, which produces MRVQCSIEESLYRPEAVRWRERMKLLKPIGEAVVILPCSMKKPYSTSKSHQIFRRVTRRIQEVILTSPFAICPREMENTYPISSYDVSTTGKWSWEEKKITGEVLRDYVEDKDVIAHVTDGYREVCEEYLDECKFTCIDGKPTSKKSMENLKKSIRDYKKIPQRIKFLNGLKSIAKYQFGKKGANIIPEDFKIKGRYNKMILDKDNNHLHTLMMDRGLYVPTLHGGRLLADLKIKWVEIDFRLDSNTLFAPGVVDADPSIIPGDEVIITRKEELVGVGKAILNGEEMTKAEYGVAVKIRHRTK; this is translated from the coding sequence ATGAGAGTGCAATGTTCCATTGAAGAGTCCCTTTATCGTCCTGAAGCCGTCCGTTGGCGGGAAAGAATGAAACTCCTCAAACCTATTGGGGAAGCAGTGGTAATATTACCTTGTAGTATGAAGAAACCTTATTCAACTTCTAAGTCTCATCAGATATTCAGGAGGGTTACTCGCAGAATCCAAGAAGTGATATTAACATCACCCTTTGCTATCTGTCCAAGGGAGATGGAAAATACATATCCTATTTCATCCTATGATGTTTCAACAACAGGTAAATGGTCCTGGGAAGAAAAAAAGATTACAGGGGAGGTTTTGAGGGACTATGTTGAGGATAAGGATGTTATAGCTCATGTAACAGACGGTTACAGGGAAGTCTGTGAAGAGTATCTTGATGAATGTAAGTTCACTTGCATCGACGGTAAACCAACATCTAAAAAGTCCATGGAAAACCTTAAAAAAAGTATAAGAGATTATAAAAAAATACCTCAACGTATAAAATTTTTAAACGGGTTAAAATCCATAGCAAAGTATCAATTTGGCAAAAAGGGAGCTAACATAATACCCGAAGATTTCAAGATAAAGGGAAGATATAACAAAATGATCCTAGACAAAGATAATAACCATCTCCACACTTTAATGATGGACAGAGGATTATATGTGCCTACGCTCCATGGAGGGCGCCTACTAGCAGATTTAAAGATTAAATGGGTTGAAATAGATTTCAGATTAGATTCAAACACACTATTCGCACCAGGAGTGGTGGATGCGGATCCTAGTATAATACCAGGGGATGAAGTTATAATAACACGAAAAGAAGAACTCGTCGGAGTCGGTAAAGCCATCCTAAACGGAGAAGAAATGACAAAAGCAGAATATGGGGTAGCCGTTAAAATACGTCACAGAACCAAATAA
- a CDS encoding glutamate synthase-related protein has product MKLSNKDCLCPHCPSYPLHGESLYCLEGNSQFEVHERGCLCASCPVYYEKNLEGLYFCNKDLIGDERIFMRRKKKGEDPSDYEKIIQIKIMSKGKNVIGSMGSPKKPPYTFDDINFIPAQIHRMPLNGDEKVNTKVTVGPRAKKPLKVNSPIIISGMSYGAISEKAKKAIALAAKRTGIAYNTGEGGVLQYELKVASSQLILQYSTGRFGLNKDIIKNAAAIEIRFGQGAYPGKGSYLPPEKISSDVARIRGIKRGEGAYSPARHPDIKNVKELEEKIEWLREVNPSAPIGAKIGCGDIEEDIRLLLDCGVDFISIDGFGGGTSTVFTHIRDNVGFPLISALPRAAQIIKEERGKVSLIAGGGIRTSADMAKCLALGADAIYIGTAALIALNCEQHRLCHTGMCPTGITTHDPHLMKQFDLEKAVTRLENFIKVATGEIADFARITGKDDIKLLDGSDLFSFKKGLAELAGIKWLDGSIPGGS; this is encoded by the coding sequence GTGAAATTGTCAAATAAGGATTGTCTTTGCCCACACTGTCCAAGTTATCCTTTACATGGAGAATCATTATATTGCCTTGAGGGTAACAGCCAATTCGAGGTACATGAAAGGGGATGCCTTTGCGCATCATGCCCAGTATACTATGAGAAAAACTTAGAAGGTCTTTATTTCTGTAATAAGGATCTTATAGGTGATGAGCGCATTTTCATGCGTCGGAAGAAAAAAGGGGAAGATCCAAGTGACTATGAAAAGATCATCCAGATTAAAATAATGTCAAAGGGAAAAAACGTCATAGGTTCAATGGGCTCGCCAAAAAAACCACCTTATACATTCGATGATATAAATTTCATACCAGCACAAATTCATAGAATGCCATTAAATGGGGATGAAAAAGTTAACACAAAGGTTACAGTTGGTCCAAGGGCTAAAAAACCGCTTAAAGTCAATTCACCCATCATAATAAGTGGTATGAGCTATGGTGCAATATCAGAAAAGGCCAAAAAGGCCATTGCACTTGCAGCTAAAAGAACAGGGATAGCCTATAATACAGGTGAAGGGGGAGTACTCCAATATGAGTTGAAAGTTGCATCATCCCAGCTCATTCTACAATATTCAACTGGAAGATTCGGATTAAACAAGGATATTATAAAGAATGCTGCTGCCATAGAAATAAGATTTGGGCAGGGGGCATATCCTGGTAAAGGGAGTTATCTGCCCCCTGAAAAGATAAGTTCGGATGTGGCGCGGATAAGGGGGATAAAAAGGGGTGAGGGAGCGTATTCACCGGCTCGGCATCCTGATATAAAAAATGTTAAAGAACTAGAGGAGAAGATTGAATGGCTCCGTGAAGTTAATCCTAGCGCCCCGATTGGGGCTAAAATAGGATGTGGGGATATAGAAGAGGATATTAGGTTACTCCTTGATTGTGGCGTTGATTTCATAAGTATTGACGGTTTTGGTGGGGGTACTAGCACAGTTTTCACGCATATAAGGGATAACGTAGGTTTTCCGCTCATTAGCGCGCTTCCAAGGGCGGCTCAAATAATCAAAGAAGAAAGGGGAAAAGTTTCTCTTATAGCTGGTGGCGGTATTAGAACTTCAGCTGACATGGCAAAATGTTTAGCATTGGGCGCTGACGCCATCTATATTGGTACTGCGGCCCTCATAGCCCTTAATTGTGAACAACACCGTTTATGTCATACTGGAATGTGCCCTACTGGCATAACAACACATGATCCCCATTTAATGAAACAGTTTGACCTTGAAAAGGCAGTCACGAGGCTGGAAAACTTTATAAAGGTTGCTACTGGTGAAATTGCAGATTTCGCACGGATAACTGGTAAAGATGATATTAAATTGTTAGATGGTTCTGATCTATTCTCCTTTAAGAAGGGACTTGCAGAGCTTGCAGGTATAAAATGGTTGGATGGTTCAATACCTGGGGGTTCATAG
- a CDS encoding TIGR00295 family protein, with amino-acid sequence MSIRLLKEVGCPHWVINHSKKVAEKALEISKNFKVDRTLIREAALLHDIGRCKTNSIQHGIIGAKILKERGYPENIIKIVERHIGAGIPKDEAILLGLPPKDYIPITLEEKIVAHADNLINGEEEVDISFVLKKWKSKLGENHPAIERLKKLHRELKL; translated from the coding sequence TTGAGTATCCGCCTACTTAAAGAAGTCGGCTGCCCCCACTGGGTTATAAACCATTCTAAAAAAGTGGCTGAAAAAGCGCTTGAAATATCCAAGAATTTTAAAGTTGACAGAACTCTAATCAGAGAAGCCGCCCTTTTACACGACATAGGAAGATGCAAAACCAACAGCATTCAACATGGGATAATAGGGGCTAAAATCCTCAAAGAGAGAGGATACCCCGAGAATATAATAAAGATAGTTGAAAGGCATATAGGGGCAGGCATACCAAAGGATGAAGCAATATTATTAGGCCTACCCCCAAAGGATTATATTCCCATTACCCTAGAAGAAAAGATAGTTGCACATGCTGATAATCTTATAAATGGGGAGGAAGAAGTAGACATATCATTTGTATTAAAAAAATGGAAAAGTAAGCTAGGAGAAAATCATCCCGCAATAGAAAGGCTTAAAAAATTGCACAGGGAACTTAAACTTTAA
- the tfe gene encoding transcription factor E yields MINNTLIQELIHEIVNEEEGVPVVECLMRGSITDEEIAEKTHLKLNTVRRILYKLYDAGIASYKRSKDPETQWYTYTWKFESEKLEKIMKKRNREIVENLRELLAFEENNMFFACKNGHYRYTFDEAVENNFRCPECHEKLEYMDNSEIIQEIKKELRLYENNGSEVPFNFRSYS; encoded by the coding sequence TTGATTAATAATACATTAATACAAGAGTTGATCCATGAAATAGTCAATGAAGAGGAGGGTGTGCCAGTAGTTGAGTGTCTGATGAGGGGTAGTATAACTGATGAGGAGATAGCCGAGAAAACCCACCTAAAATTGAACACAGTCCGCAGAATATTATATAAACTCTATGATGCTGGGATAGCAAGTTACAAAAGGAGTAAGGACCCCGAAACTCAATGGTACACTTACACTTGGAAATTCGAATCAGAGAAGCTCGAGAAGATAATGAAGAAAAGAAACCGTGAGATCGTAGAAAACTTGAGAGAACTCCTAGCATTCGAAGAAAATAATATGTTTTTCGCATGCAAAAACGGCCATTACAGGTACACCTTTGATGAAGCTGTTGAAAACAATTTCAGATGCCCAGAATGCCATGAGAAACTTGAATATATGGACAATTCAGAGATAATACAAGAAATCAAAAAAGAACTGAGACTATATGAAAATAACGGTTCTGAAGTGCCCTTCAATTTCAGATCTTATTCTTAA
- a CDS encoding coenzyme F420-0:L-glutamate ligase has protein sequence MGKYKVIPVKTGYIRPNEGLDELIDKAGPMVEDGDYLVISETPVAISQGRIVDESKYEPSFLAFLLAEVWSKYIWGYLLGPLFGVKKRTIRNLRRLPKEARAHKEVVLRYYGIKHALKPGSEAGIDLSNLPGTLVALLPENPRGVSEDIARNIQDGYGKDVTVIIIDTDATYKLMGCYFTPLPCAVDGIKSDTGFWGYLLGRFSNTILPTPIAASKRISIDMILEIAKVAENYHKNREEHIETVYDMERIFKEEKDKITIRSLESIEHVPALIIREI, from the coding sequence ATGGGTAAATATAAGGTAATTCCAGTGAAAACTGGGTATATAAGGCCTAATGAGGGTTTGGATGAGCTTATAGATAAGGCTGGTCCGATGGTTGAGGATGGGGATTATCTTGTAATTTCTGAGACGCCAGTTGCCATATCACAGGGGCGTATAGTTGACGAATCAAAGTATGAACCATCTTTTTTAGCTTTTTTACTTGCAGAGGTATGGTCTAAATATATTTGGGGTTATCTTCTGGGGCCATTGTTTGGGGTGAAAAAGAGGACGATAAGAAATTTGAGAAGACTTCCAAAGGAAGCTAGGGCTCATAAGGAGGTTGTGCTCAGATATTATGGTATTAAGCATGCTTTGAAGCCTGGTTCTGAGGCTGGTATTGATTTGAGTAATCTTCCAGGGACTTTGGTAGCTCTTTTACCAGAGAATCCTAGGGGCGTCTCGGAGGATATTGCCAGAAACATACAGGATGGTTATGGGAAGGATGTTACCGTTATTATAATCGATACTGATGCTACTTATAAGTTGATGGGATGTTATTTCACTCCTTTGCCTTGTGCTGTCGATGGTATAAAGTCTGATACTGGATTTTGGGGTTATCTTCTTGGAAGATTCTCAAATACAATATTACCAACACCAATTGCAGCTTCAAAAAGGATTAGCATAGATATGATACTTGAGATAGCTAAAGTTGCAGAAAATTATCATAAAAACCGTGAAGAACATATTGAAACAGTTTATGATATGGAGAGAATATTTAAAGAGGAAAAAGATAAAATAACTATTAGAAGTCTTGAATCAATTGAACATGTGCCTGCACTTATAATCAGAGAAATTTAA
- a CDS encoding (Fe-S)-binding protein, translating into MMEKNSIKEEIISLLPGFNCGICGYARCDEFGGALIRGYAKLEDCRFLYQEIFAKNLEELQRLLKEEKITPEEKVIIGLLDGYEADFILKPLPGESSCREILYPFTNERLKSGEVIRYRPLGCPITHFAKIIDESHGLITVHIVGPCHRLDKDFEFKEIGICLVSGFEGIIEGRLPSVGDTVRFIPHHCMMQKVHSGVIVQLEGERALIEGIDLKVWAPPIKLGR; encoded by the coding sequence ATGATGGAGAAAAATTCGATTAAAGAAGAAATTATTTCACTCCTTCCCGGTTTTAATTGTGGTATATGTGGCTATGCCAGATGTGATGAATTTGGAGGAGCCCTAATAAGAGGATATGCTAAACTCGAAGACTGCAGATTCTTATACCAGGAGATTTTCGCAAAAAACCTTGAAGAGCTTCAAAGATTACTCAAAGAGGAGAAAATAACACCTGAAGAGAAGGTGATAATCGGTCTACTAGATGGTTATGAGGCCGATTTTATATTGAAACCGCTCCCAGGTGAAAGTTCTTGCCGTGAAATACTTTACCCCTTTACAAATGAAAGACTTAAAAGTGGGGAAGTGATCCGTTACAGGCCCCTTGGTTGTCCTATAACCCATTTTGCGAAGATAATAGATGAAAGTCATGGACTTATCACTGTTCATATAGTGGGTCCATGTCATAGGCTTGATAAAGATTTTGAATTCAAAGAGATTGGAATATGTCTTGTTAGCGGATTTGAGGGTATAATAGAGGGTAGATTACCTTCTGTGGGTGATACTGTCCGTTTCATACCCCATCATTGTATGATGCAGAAGGTACATTCTGGGGTCATAGTGCAGTTGGAGGGTGAAAGGGCCCTTATAGAGGGGATTGATTTGAAAGTATGGGCTCCCCCTATAAAATTGGGAAGATGA
- a CDS encoding GTP-binding protein: MRMVIVAGTPGSGKTAVLVHVLKSLMRDNFTASVVKIDCLYTDDDKKFKKIGVPTLVGLSMDMCPDHYAIYNIEDMIDWAQGNNSDFLIIETAGLCHRCAPYTKNCLGVCVIDATSGPNTPLKVGPFLSTADIVVVTKGDMISQAEREIFRERILEVNPNAKIIEANGLSGQGCLELAEEMVKSPEVSLESEKLRHSAPLAVCTLCVGETRVNKKHHRGILRRIDGFQTYQGE; the protein is encoded by the coding sequence ATGAGAATGGTTATAGTGGCGGGGACTCCTGGTTCCGGGAAGACAGCAGTCCTAGTTCATGTTTTAAAAAGTCTTATGAGGGATAATTTCACAGCATCAGTTGTTAAAATTGACTGCCTTTACACTGACGATGATAAAAAATTTAAAAAAATAGGCGTACCAACCCTTGTAGGCCTATCAATGGACATGTGCCCAGACCATTATGCGATATACAACATAGAGGATATGATAGACTGGGCGCAAGGGAACAATTCAGATTTTCTTATAATAGAAACTGCTGGTTTATGTCATAGATGCGCACCATATACAAAGAACTGTTTAGGTGTATGCGTCATAGATGCTACGAGTGGGCCTAACACGCCATTAAAGGTTGGTCCATTCCTTTCAACAGCGGATATTGTAGTGGTAACTAAAGGGGATATGATATCACAGGCTGAACGTGAAATATTCAGGGAAAGGATACTCGAAGTAAACCCTAATGCTAAGATAATAGAGGCTAATGGGCTAAGCGGCCAGGGATGCTTAGAATTGGCAGAGGAGATGGTTAAAAGTCCAGAAGTTTCCCTTGAAAGCGAAAAACTCAGGCACTCCGCCCCACTTGCGGTATGCACGTTATGTGTGGGTGAAACAAGGGTTAACAAGAAACATCATAGGGGAATACTCCGAAGGATAGATGGATTCCAAACATACCAAGGAGAATAG